The Georgenia faecalis genome includes a window with the following:
- a CDS encoding fructosamine kinase family protein translates to MRKRGRPAAIAAEVAGLRWLAAAHPGGGTAVARVTGHGTDWLETAHVDHAAPDTAAAEDFGRSLARTHAAGAPFLGCAPPGVVGDGVMGRAPLVLHADAATAPAAWGEFYAADRLLPYLEGAVGNGSVDAAGARTIERCAERVATGAFDAPQPGLVRTPAARLHGDLWGGNVLWTRRAGPADGATSAVEAVLIDPAAHGGHAESDLAQLTVFGSPYPDRVLAAYDEVSPLADGWRERTGLHQLHMVLVHAALFGGGYGAHAVALARRYGG, encoded by the coding sequence ATGCGCAAGCGCGGCCGCCCCGCCGCGATCGCCGCGGAGGTCGCCGGCCTGCGCTGGCTCGCCGCGGCTCACCCCGGTGGCGGCACGGCCGTCGCGCGGGTCACCGGCCACGGCACGGACTGGCTGGAGACGGCGCACGTCGACCACGCCGCGCCGGACACGGCCGCCGCCGAGGACTTCGGGCGGAGCCTCGCGCGCACGCACGCCGCCGGGGCGCCGTTCCTCGGGTGCGCGCCGCCCGGCGTCGTCGGGGACGGGGTCATGGGCCGGGCCCCGCTCGTGCTGCACGCCGACGCCGCCACGGCACCCGCGGCGTGGGGGGAGTTCTACGCGGCGGACCGGCTGCTGCCCTACCTCGAGGGCGCCGTCGGGAACGGGTCGGTCGACGCGGCGGGCGCGCGCACGATCGAGCGGTGCGCCGAGCGGGTCGCCACCGGCGCCTTCGACGCGCCGCAGCCCGGGCTCGTACGTACGCCCGCGGCGCGGCTCCACGGGGACCTGTGGGGCGGGAACGTCCTGTGGACCCGCCGGGCGGGCCCGGCCGACGGCGCGACCTCCGCCGTCGAGGCCGTCCTCATCGACCCGGCCGCGCACGGCGGGCACGCCGAGTCCGACCTGGCCCAGCTCACCGTGTTCGGCAGCCCGTACCCGGACCGGGTCCTCGCCGCCTACGACGAGGTCTCCCCGCTCGCCGACGGCTGGCGCGAGCGCACCGGCCTGCACCAGCTCCACATGGTCCTCGTCCACGCGGCCCTCTTCGGCGGCGGCTACGGCGCGCACGCGGTGGCGCTGGCGCGCCGCTACGGCGGCTGA
- the purB gene encoding adenylosuccinate lyase: MSAEPTRPVRLAELEPAVALGPLDGRYRPVVAPLVDHLSEAALNRARLQVEVEWLVHLTRTGALPGAPTLTDKDVAYLRGVVASFGQAEIAELAEIEAETRHDVKAVEYFLKRRLAAAPEHLGAGTVLPAVSEIVHIFCTSEDINNLAYAIGVRDAVEQVWLPAATALVDDVAALARAQADVPMLARTHGQTATPTTLGKELAVFAARLRRQLRRVAAAEYLGKANGATGTYGAHAVAVPTTDWEEVARTFVEHLGLTWNPLTTQIESHDWQAELYADVARFNRVLHNLATDVWTYISLGYFRQRLSAQGSTGSSTMPHKVNPIRFENAEANLEISSALLDTLAATLVTSRLQRDLTDSTTQRNIGVAFGHSLLAIDNVRRGLAGLDVDRVPLERDLDASWEVLGEAVQSAMRAASVAGVEGMADPYERLKALTRGQRVDAAAMRELIGGLGLPSDVEARLLALTPAGYTGLAASLVRHLG, encoded by the coding sequence ATGAGCGCCGAGCCCACTCGCCCCGTCCGCCTCGCCGAGCTGGAGCCCGCCGTCGCGCTCGGCCCGCTCGACGGGCGGTACCGCCCCGTCGTCGCCCCGCTCGTCGACCACCTGTCCGAGGCCGCGCTCAACCGGGCCCGGCTCCAGGTCGAGGTCGAGTGGCTGGTCCACCTCACCCGCACCGGCGCCCTGCCCGGCGCCCCGACGCTCACCGACAAGGACGTCGCCTACCTGCGTGGCGTCGTCGCGAGCTTTGGGCAGGCGGAGATCGCCGAGCTGGCGGAGATCGAGGCGGAGACCCGGCACGACGTCAAGGCGGTCGAGTACTTCCTCAAGCGCCGGCTCGCGGCCGCACCGGAGCACCTCGGCGCCGGGACCGTCCTGCCCGCGGTGAGCGAGATCGTCCACATCTTCTGCACGAGCGAGGACATCAACAACCTCGCCTACGCGATCGGGGTGCGGGACGCCGTCGAGCAGGTGTGGCTGCCCGCCGCCACGGCCCTCGTCGACGACGTCGCCGCCCTCGCGCGGGCCCAGGCCGACGTGCCGATGCTCGCCCGCACCCACGGGCAGACCGCCACGCCGACGACGCTCGGCAAGGAGCTCGCCGTCTTCGCCGCGCGCCTGCGCCGCCAGCTGCGCCGGGTCGCCGCGGCGGAGTACCTCGGCAAGGCGAACGGGGCGACGGGCACCTACGGCGCCCACGCCGTCGCCGTCCCCACGACGGACTGGGAGGAGGTCGCGCGCACGTTCGTCGAGCACCTCGGCCTCACGTGGAACCCGCTCACCACGCAGATCGAGTCGCACGACTGGCAGGCGGAGCTGTACGCCGACGTCGCGCGCTTCAACCGGGTCCTCCACAACCTCGCCACCGACGTGTGGACGTACATCTCGCTGGGCTACTTCCGCCAGCGGCTCTCCGCGCAGGGCTCCACCGGCTCCTCGACCATGCCGCACAAGGTCAACCCCATCCGCTTCGAGAACGCCGAGGCCAACCTGGAGATCTCCTCCGCGCTGCTCGACACGCTCGCCGCCACGCTCGTCACCTCCCGGCTCCAGCGCGACCTCACCGACTCCACCACGCAGCGCAACATCGGCGTGGCGTTCGGTCACTCGCTGCTCGCCATCGACAACGTCCGCCGCGGCCTCGCCGGGCTCGACGTCGACCGCGTGCCGCTCGAGCGCGACCTGGACGCCTCGTGGGAGGTGCTGGGGGAAGCGGTGCAGTCGGCGATGCGCGCGGCGTCGGTCGCCGGCGTCGAGGGCATGGCCGACCCGTACGAGCGGCTCAAGGCCCTCACCCGGGGCCAGCGCGTGGACGCCGCGGCCATGCGGGAGCTCATCGGCGGCCTGGGACTGCCCTCGGACGTCGAGGCCCGCCTGCTCGCGCTCACGCCCGCCGGGTACACCGGGCTCGCGGCGTCGCTCGTCCGCCACCTCGGCTGA
- a CDS encoding metal-sensitive transcriptional regulator: protein MAGYSGTKDDYAKRLRRVEGQVRGIARMVDEDAYCIDVLTQIAAVTKALQAVGIGLVEDHLGHCVVDAARSSDAEGAEKVREASEAIARLVRS, encoded by the coding sequence GTGGCCGGGTACAGCGGCACGAAGGACGACTACGCCAAGCGCCTGCGCCGCGTCGAGGGCCAGGTCCGCGGCATCGCCCGGATGGTGGACGAGGACGCCTACTGCATCGACGTCCTCACCCAGATCGCGGCCGTGACCAAGGCCCTGCAGGCTGTCGGTATCGGGCTGGTCGAGGACCACCTCGGCCACTGCGTCGTCGACGCCGCCCGCTCCTCCGACGCGGAGGGCGCCGAGAAGGTCCGCGAGGCCTCCGAGGCGATCGCCCGGCTCGTCCGGTCCTGA